One window from the genome of Magnolia sinica isolate HGM2019 chromosome 4, MsV1, whole genome shotgun sequence encodes:
- the LOC131242305 gene encoding 7-deoxyloganetin glucosyltransferase-like has product MGLEKPHAVCIPYPAQGHINPMFKLAKLLHSRGFYITFVYTEFNYKRLLRSRGSDSISCLDDFCFETIPDGLPPSDCDATQDIPALCDSTSKNCLIPFRNLVTKLNNTTGIPQVSCIIADGVMSFTLPVADELSIPEVLFWTTSACGFLGYFYYWQLIERGFTPFKDDSYLTNGCLDTRIDGLPGMKDIRLRDFPSFIRTTNPDDIMLNFVDQEAHRASKASAVLFNTFDDLERDVLDVMRCKIPHIYTLGPLSLQCNKIQDSSLKSITSSLWKEEDECLEWLDKKKPGSVVYVNFGSITVMSAEQLREFAWGLANSNHPFLWVIRPDLVAGDAAMLPQDFVSVTQKRGLLSGWCPQEQVLSHPSIGGFLTHCGWNSTIESISGGVPVICWPFFAEQQTNCRFACTDWGIGMEIDNDVRRDGVEVLVRELMDGEKGKIMRKKAMEWKKVAENATEKGGSSYGNLDQLISEVLCTVKYKSTLSL; this is encoded by the exons atgGGTTTGGAAAAGCCTCATGCCGTTTGCATTCCATACCCAGCACAAGGCCATATCAACCCCATGTTTAAGCTAGCGAAGCTCCTCCATTCCAGAGGCTTCTACATCACCTTTGTCTACACCGAGTTCAACTACAAGCGTCTCCTGCGGTCCAGAGGCTCTGATTCCATCAGTTGTCTTGACGATTTCTGTTTCGAGACCATACCTGACGGCCTCCCGCCGTCCGACTGTGATGCCACCCAAGACATCCCGGCTCTGTGCGACTCCACAAGCAAAAACTGTCTCATACCATTCCGAAACCTCGTGACGAAGCTCAACAACACAACCGGCATACCTCAGGTGAGCTGCATCATTGCCGATGGGGTCATGTCCTTTACACTGCCCGTCGCCGACGAGCTTTCCATACCTGAGGTTCTGTTCTGGACAACGAGCGCTTGCGGCTTCTTGGGCTACTTCTACTATTGGCAGCTGATCGAGAGAGGCTTTACACCATTCAAAG ATGATAGCTACTTAACAAACGGATGCCTTGATACACGCATCGACGGGTTACCCGGTATGAAGGATATCCGTCTAAGGGATTTCCCCAGTTTCATCCGAACAACGAATCCCGACGACATCATGCTTAACTTCGTTGACCAAGAAGCGCATAGAGCTTCCAAAGCATCGGCGGTCCTTTTCAACACGTTCGATGATTTGGAGCGTGATGTTCTAGATGTAATGAGATGCAAGATTCCCCACATCTACACACTCGGCCCTCTATCTCTTCAATGCAACAAGATACAAGACAGCAGCTTGAAATCGATCACATCAAGCTTgtggaaagaagaagatgaatgtCTAGAGTGGTTAGATAAAAAGAAGCCCGGATCGGTCGTTTATGTCAACTTCGGCAGCATAACTGTCATGTCGGCCGAGCAGTTGAGGGAGTTCGCCTGGGGGCTAGCAAATAGCAACCATCCATTCTTGTGGGTCATTCGTCCTGATCTTGTGGCTGGAGATGCAGCCATGTTGCCACAAGATTTCGTAAGCGTGACCCAAAAGAGGGGCCTGCTCTCGGGTTGGTGTCCACAAGAGCAAGTGTTGTCCCACCCTTCTATTGGAGGGTTCTTAACGCATTGTGGGTGGAATTCAACGATCGAGAGCATATCTGGGGGCGTGCCTGTTATATGTTGGCCATTCTTCGCTGAGCAACAGACGAACTGCCGGTTCGCTTGCACTGATTGGGGAATTGGCATGGAGATCGACAACGATGTGAGGCGAGATGGCGTGGAGGTGCTTGTGAGGGAGCTGATGGATGGAGAGAAAGGGAAGATTATGAGGAAGAAGGCCATGGAGTGGAAGAAGGTCGCTGAGAATGCTACCGAGAAAGGAGGATCTTCTTACGGGAATCTGGACCAACTAATCAGTGAGGTGCTTTGTACTGTAAAGTACAAGTCTACTCTAAGCCTGTGA